From a single Brassica napus cultivar Da-Ae chromosome C9, Da-Ae, whole genome shotgun sequence genomic region:
- the LOC106367866 gene encoding aspartate aminotransferase, cytoplasmic isozyme 1 produces the protein MDSVFSNVDRAPEDPILGVTVAYNNDPSPAKLNLGVGAYRTEEGKPLVLDVVRRAEQQLVNDPSRVKEYIPIAGLADFNKLSAKLILGADSPAIQESRVATIQCLSGTGSLRVGAEFLKKHYHQCVIFIPKPTWGNHPKVFNLAGLSVEYYRYYDPATRGLDFQGLLEDLGAAPSGAIVLLHACAHNPTGVDPTSEQWEKIRQLIRSKSLLPFFDSAYQGFASGSLDTDAHSVRTFVADGGECLIAQSYAKNMGLYGERVGALSIVCKSADVASKVESQVKLVVRPMYSSPPIHGASIVATILKSSDMYNDWTIELKGMADRIISMRQQLFEALQAKGTPGDWSHIIKQIGMFTFTGLNKEQVAFMTKEYHIYMTSDGRISMAGLSTKTVPHLVDAIHAAVTRVV, from the exons ATGGACTCCGTCTTCTCCAACGTCGATCGTGCTCCCGAAGATCCTATTCTCGGT GTAACAGTTGCTTACAACAATGATCCAAGCCCAGCTAAGCTCAATTTGGGTGTTGGCGCCTATCGAACTGAG GAAGGGAAGCCCCTTGTTCTCGACGTGGTGCGAAGAGCAGAGCAACAGCTTGTCAACGATCC GTCCCGTGTCAAGGAGTATATTCCCATTGCTGGACTCGCTGATTTCAACAAACTTAGCGCCAAGCTCATCTTGGGTGCTGATAG TCCTGCGATTCAAGAGAGTAGAGTTGCTACGATCCAGTGCTTGTCTGGTACTGGTTCTTTGAGAGTTGGGGCTGAGTTTCTCAAGAAACACTACCACCAA TGTGTCATTTTCATTCCAAAACCGACTTGGGGAAACCATCCCAAAGTTTTCAACTTGGCAGGCTTGTCTGTGGAGTACTACCGTTACTATGATCCTGCAACCCGTGGGCTTGACTTCCAAG GTTTGCTCGAGGATCTTGGCGCTGCACCATCTGGAGCTATTGTCTTACTTCATGCATGTGCACACAATCCCACTGGAGTTGACCCAACCTCCGAACAGTGGGAAAAGATTCGACAACTAATAAGATCCAAGAGCTTACTGCCCTTTTTTGATAGTGCATATCAg GGTTTTGCTAGTGGTAGCCTTGACACAGACGCACACTCTGTCCGTACGTTTGTTGCTGATGGCGGTGAATGCTTGATAGCTCAAAGTTATGCCAAAAATATGGGACTTTATGGGGAGCGTGTTGGTGCCCTTAGCATT GTGTGCAAGTCGGCTGATGTGGCTAGTAAGGTTGAGAGCCAGGTGAAACTTGTTGTGCGTCCCATGTATTCGAGCCCACCTATTCATGGAGCATCAATTGTTGCCACCATTCTGAAAAGCAG CGATATGTACAACGACTGGACCATCGAGCTGAAAGGAATGGCTGACCGCATAATTAGCATGCGCCAACAGTTATTTGAAGCTCTACAAGCCAAAG GAACACCTGGTGATTGGAGTCACATTATCAAACAGATTGGCATGTTTACTTTTACCGGATTGAACAAGGAGCAAGTTGCCTTCATGACCAAAGAGTATCACATTTACATGACATCTGACGG GAGAATAAGCATGGCAGGTCTCAGTACGAAGACGGTGCCTCACCTCGTTGACGCTATCCATGCTGCAGTTACCCGCGTCGTCTAA